One Sanguibacter sp. HDW7 DNA window includes the following coding sequences:
- a CDS encoding dipeptide/oligopeptide/nickel ABC transporter permease/ATP-binding protein, which produces MRRKLTERLSAPGLRLAALPLGSKIALGFLALVILSAVLAPVVAQFDPLAVGTPVQAPGAEHWFGTDRQGRDIFSRVLHGGRYSLVIGLGATVVALAAASVLGSIAATAGRRTSEVLMRVMDIIMSFPGIALAAVFVSVLGRSLPVLVLTIAFLYTPQLTRVVRANVLAAYGEDYVAATKVMGAPTAWIVAKHVVRNVAAPVMVFTTVLVADAIVFEASLSFIQAGVPAPEPSWGNIISDGRALVMSGYWWATFFPGLTIMLTVLALNVLSEGLTDAMVARKGRGSLPDETKAEVEAQVSDPVVEEILTSSLALLRERELARPERLVYTREDAPVLAVRDLCVRFPAQHGDVDIVDRLSFDVRPGETMGLVGESGSGKSLTGLAIMGLLDRTAVVSGEILYKGRDLLKMSAKERGSLRGHEIAMIYQDALSSLNPSMLIRTQMKQLTSRGGTRTAADLLTLVGLDPERTLRSYPHELSGGQRQRVLIAMALTRDPAVVIADEPTTALDVTVQKQVVALLHELREKLGFALVFVSHDLALVAELAHRVTVMYAGQVVEQAPTRELLVQPVHEYTRGLLGAVLSIESGAERLHQVPGVVPSPRDFPAGDRFAPRSTHHRVASAVRPTLRRIDGTDHFYAAHDDEPVVLAHGGTR; this is translated from the coding sequence ATGCGCCGCAAGCTCACCGAACGCCTCTCGGCCCCCGGCCTGCGCCTCGCCGCGCTGCCGCTCGGCTCGAAGATCGCCCTCGGGTTCCTCGCCCTCGTCATCCTCAGCGCAGTGCTCGCGCCCGTCGTCGCGCAGTTCGACCCGCTCGCCGTCGGCACCCCCGTGCAGGCACCGGGCGCCGAGCACTGGTTCGGCACCGACCGCCAGGGCCGCGACATCTTCTCGCGCGTGCTCCACGGCGGCCGCTACTCGCTCGTCATCGGCCTCGGCGCGACCGTCGTCGCCCTCGCAGCCGCCTCGGTCCTCGGCTCGATCGCCGCAACCGCCGGCCGGCGGACCTCCGAGGTCCTCATGCGAGTCATGGACATCATCATGTCCTTCCCCGGCATCGCACTCGCCGCCGTCTTCGTCTCCGTCCTCGGCCGCTCGCTGCCCGTCCTCGTCCTGACGATCGCCTTCCTCTACACGCCGCAGCTCACGCGCGTCGTCCGCGCCAACGTCCTCGCCGCCTACGGCGAGGACTACGTCGCCGCGACGAAGGTCATGGGCGCCCCGACCGCGTGGATCGTCGCCAAGCACGTCGTGCGCAACGTCGCCGCCCCCGTCATGGTCTTCACGACCGTGCTCGTCGCCGACGCGATCGTCTTCGAGGCGTCGTTGTCCTTCATCCAGGCCGGCGTCCCGGCGCCCGAGCCGTCGTGGGGAAACATCATCTCCGACGGCCGAGCGCTCGTCATGAGCGGCTACTGGTGGGCGACGTTCTTCCCCGGCCTGACGATCATGCTCACCGTCCTCGCGCTCAACGTCCTCTCCGAGGGCCTCACGGACGCGATGGTCGCCCGCAAGGGCCGCGGCTCGCTGCCCGACGAGACGAAGGCCGAGGTCGAGGCGCAGGTCTCCGACCCCGTCGTCGAGGAGATCCTCACGAGCTCGCTCGCCCTTCTGCGCGAGCGCGAGCTCGCCCGTCCCGAGCGCCTCGTCTACACGCGCGAGGACGCCCCCGTCCTCGCGGTCCGCGACCTCTGCGTACGCTTCCCCGCGCAGCACGGCGACGTCGACATCGTCGACCGCCTCTCGTTCGACGTCCGCCCGGGCGAGACCATGGGCCTCGTCGGCGAGTCCGGCTCCGGCAAGTCCCTCACCGGCCTCGCCATCATGGGCCTGCTCGACCGCACCGCCGTCGTCTCCGGCGAGATCCTCTACAAGGGTCGCGACCTGCTGAAGATGAGCGCCAAGGAGCGGGGATCCCTGCGCGGGCACGAGATCGCGATGATCTACCAGGACGCGCTCTCCTCGCTCAACCCGTCGATGCTCATCCGCACCCAGATGAAGCAGCTCACCTCGCGCGGCGGCACACGCACCGCGGCCGACCTGCTCACGCTCGTCGGGCTCGACCCCGAGCGCACCCTGCGGTCCTACCCGCACGAGCTCTCCGGCGGCCAGCGCCAGCGCGTGCTCATCGCCATGGCGCTCACGCGCGACCCGGCCGTCGTCATCGCCGACGAGCCGACCACCGCTCTCGACGTCACCGTCCAGAAGCAGGTCGTCGCGCTCCTCCACGAGCTGCGCGAGAAGCTCGGCTTCGCGCTCGTGTTCGTCAGCCACGACCTCGCGCTCGTCGCCGAGCTCGCCCACCGGGTCACCGTCATGTACGCGGGCCAGGTCGTCGAGCAGGCGCCCACCCGCGAGCTCCTCGTCCAGCCCGTCCACGAGTACACCCGCGGGCTGCTGGGCGCCGTCCTCTCGATCGAGTCCGGCGCCGAGCGGCTCCACCAGGTGCCCGGCGTCGTGCCCTCGCCGCGGGACTTCCCCGCGGGCGACCGCTTCGCACCCCGCTCGACCCACCACCGGGTCGCGAGCGCCGTGCGCCCGACGTTGCGCCGCATCGACGGGACCGACCACTTCTACGCCGCGCACGACGACGAGCCCGTCGTCCTCGCCCACGGAGGTACCCGATGA
- a CDS encoding ABC transporter permease, with the protein MNALLRLTGRRLVQLPVMILGITFLVFVVMSFSKIDPAITALGESSSLEARAAYRLQHGLDEPLLVRYWNFLVGMVQGDLGTFSARQTPVVDEVTRAFPITLQLTFLGLLIAVVIAALLGVTAALYRDRWPDQAIRFLSVISLATPSFWLAVLLIQSATLKLGILPASGPLPAFGDDPAGYLARFALPAFALGVPVAGSLTRVVRTAVVEELDKDYVRTAIGAGIPRAEVVGRNVLRNALITPITVLGLRIGYLMGGAVVIEIIFALPGMGTLILNGVTNNEPNLVQGVTLTVALAFVIINIVVDMLYVLVNPRIRTV; encoded by the coding sequence GTGAACGCACTGCTGCGACTCACGGGCCGACGACTCGTCCAGCTTCCCGTCATGATCCTCGGCATCACGTTCCTCGTGTTCGTCGTGATGTCGTTCTCGAAGATCGATCCCGCGATCACCGCGCTCGGCGAGAGCTCCTCGCTCGAGGCCCGTGCCGCCTACAGGCTCCAGCACGGCCTCGACGAGCCCCTCCTCGTGCGCTACTGGAACTTCCTCGTCGGGATGGTCCAGGGTGATCTCGGCACGTTCTCCGCACGCCAGACGCCCGTCGTCGACGAGGTCACCCGCGCGTTCCCCATCACCCTGCAGCTGACGTTCCTCGGTCTGCTCATCGCCGTCGTCATCGCGGCGCTCCTCGGCGTCACGGCCGCGCTCTACCGCGACCGCTGGCCCGACCAGGCCATCCGCTTCCTCTCTGTCATCAGCCTCGCGACCCCGTCGTTCTGGCTCGCCGTCCTGCTCATCCAGAGCGCCACGCTCAAGCTCGGGATCCTGCCCGCCTCGGGTCCGCTGCCTGCCTTCGGTGACGACCCCGCCGGGTACCTCGCCCGGTTCGCGCTGCCGGCCTTCGCGCTCGGCGTGCCCGTCGCCGGATCCCTCACGCGCGTCGTGCGCACCGCCGTCGTCGAGGAGCTCGACAAGGACTACGTCCGCACCGCGATCGGCGCCGGGATCCCGCGCGCCGAGGTCGTCGGCCGCAACGTCCTGCGCAACGCCCTCATCACGCCGATCACCGTCCTCGGACTGCGCATCGGCTACCTCATGGGTGGCGCCGTCGTCATCGAGATCATCTTCGCGCTGCCCGGCATGGGCACGCTCATCCTCAACGGCGTCACCAACAACGAGCCCAACCTCGTGCAGGGCGTGACCCTCACGGTCGCGCTCGCCTTCGTCATCATCAACATCGTGGTCGACATGCTCTACGTGCTCGTCAACCCGCGGATCAGGACGGTGTGA
- a CDS encoding ABC transporter substrate-binding protein, translated as MKTTTSRLRRRSAVAAAAAVLALALTACGSGGTTANPTSGGSAATGDIDKNATIEAGISYSLGGGFDPMTTSGAVTVAANWHTLEGLTELDGVTRVPYEALAGKITEDGDSAITVALRDGAVFHDGSPVTADDVVFSYERVLDPANNSLYRDFISFVDKVEKVDDTSVKISFKFPFSLYMERLSAVKIVPKAIVEKDLDAFTALPTGTGPYKITSATPDDKITFERFDKYTGPKPAQAAGMTWNLLSDPAARVTALQSGTVHAIEDVPLIDLPTLQGVEGLKAEKVQAFGLLFMMFNTKSAPFDDVRVRQAFHYALDKESLVKNGMLDAAEPATSFLPSTHPNYHEASTQYAYDPEKAKALLAEAGVSNLSITLLATDTGWVADVLPLIQQDLEKVGVKVTLDVGQSSGQYTKVDAGDYQVMVAPGDPSVFGNDVDILSRWWFGDNVWTKSRTGWAGSEKFTELTNHLDKALRTSGDAQQTEWNDAMDIMSEEVTLYPLFHRQLPTAWSTSSLKNFSPISTTGLNFLEAGVVTK; from the coding sequence ATGAAGACCACCACCTCGCGGCTCCGCCGCCGCAGCGCCGTCGCTGCCGCAGCAGCCGTCCTCGCCCTCGCGCTCACGGCGTGCGGTTCCGGCGGCACCACCGCCAACCCCACGTCCGGAGGCTCCGCAGCCACGGGCGACATCGACAAGAACGCGACGATCGAGGCAGGCATCTCCTACTCGCTCGGCGGCGGCTTCGACCCGATGACCACCTCCGGCGCCGTCACCGTCGCCGCCAACTGGCACACGCTCGAGGGGCTCACCGAGCTCGACGGCGTCACCCGCGTCCCCTACGAGGCCCTCGCCGGCAAGATCACCGAGGACGGCGACTCCGCGATCACCGTCGCCCTCCGTGACGGCGCCGTCTTCCACGACGGCTCCCCGGTGACGGCCGACGACGTCGTCTTCTCCTACGAGCGCGTCCTCGACCCCGCCAACAACTCGCTCTACCGCGACTTCATCTCCTTCGTCGACAAGGTCGAGAAGGTCGACGACACGTCGGTGAAGATCAGCTTCAAGTTCCCGTTCTCGCTCTACATGGAGCGCCTCTCCGCCGTGAAGATCGTCCCCAAGGCGATCGTCGAGAAGGACCTCGACGCCTTCACCGCGCTCCCCACGGGCACCGGCCCCTACAAGATCACGTCGGCCACGCCTGACGACAAGATCACGTTCGAGCGCTTCGACAAGTACACCGGCCCCAAGCCCGCCCAGGCCGCCGGCATGACGTGGAACCTCCTGTCCGACCCCGCCGCGCGCGTCACGGCGCTGCAGTCCGGCACGGTCCACGCGATCGAGGACGTCCCGCTCATCGACCTCCCGACCCTGCAGGGCGTCGAGGGCCTCAAGGCCGAGAAGGTCCAGGCCTTCGGCCTGCTCTTCATGATGTTCAACACCAAGTCCGCGCCGTTCGACGACGTCCGCGTGCGCCAGGCCTTCCACTACGCGCTCGACAAGGAGTCGCTCGTCAAGAACGGCATGCTCGACGCCGCCGAGCCCGCCACGAGCTTCCTCCCCTCGACGCACCCGAACTACCACGAGGCATCGACGCAGTACGCGTACGACCCCGAGAAGGCCAAGGCGCTCCTCGCCGAGGCCGGCGTGAGCAACCTCAGCATCACGCTCCTCGCGACGGACACCGGCTGGGTCGCAGACGTCCTCCCGCTCATCCAGCAGGACCTCGAGAAGGTCGGCGTCAAGGTCACCCTCGACGTCGGTCAGTCCTCGGGCCAGTACACCAAGGTCGACGCCGGCGACTACCAGGTGATGGTCGCCCCCGGTGACCCGTCGGTCTTCGGCAACGACGTCGACATCCTGTCCCGCTGGTGGTTCGGCGACAACGTCTGGACCAAGTCCCGCACCGGCTGGGCCGGCTCCGAGAAGTTCACCGAGCTCACCAACCACCTCGACAAGGCGCTGCGCACGTCCGGCGACGCCCAGCAGACCGAGTGGAACGACGCCATGGACATCATGTCCGAGGAGGTCACGCTGTACCCGCTCTTCCACCGCCAGCTCCCCACGGCGTGGTCGACGAGCTCGCTGAAGAACTTCAGCCCCATCAGCACGACCGGCCTCAACTTCCTCGAGGCGGGCGTCGTCACCAAGTGA
- a CDS encoding FadR/GntR family transcriptional regulator, whose product MRGHESATEALGRGAAVPTPTRRDETARRIKELVLRRGLQPGDPMPTETELCELLGVSRSSVREAVRTLSTLDIVEVRHGRGTFVGEMRLDALVETLVFRGVITAGDDVHALREVVEVRQTLDDSVAERVTASFRDTENPELHALVDEMVEAAERGETFLTADRAFHAALLARIDNTLVGQLVTAFWDVHSAVMPRLGLQLPDDLSETARAHGDMLRAAEAGDAAAFRAAVTEHYAPLRRMLDNADLTDDHDPQPTPA is encoded by the coding sequence ATGCGAGGTCACGAATCTGCAACCGAGGCGCTCGGCCGCGGTGCGGCGGTCCCGACGCCCACACGGCGCGACGAGACGGCCCGGCGCATCAAGGAGCTTGTCCTGCGCCGCGGCCTGCAGCCGGGCGACCCCATGCCCACCGAGACCGAGCTCTGCGAGCTCCTCGGCGTCTCGCGCTCGAGCGTCCGCGAGGCCGTCCGCACCCTCTCGACCCTCGACATCGTCGAGGTACGCCACGGACGCGGCACCTTCGTCGGCGAGATGCGTCTCGACGCGCTCGTCGAGACCCTCGTCTTCCGGGGCGTCATCACCGCGGGCGACGACGTCCATGCGCTGCGCGAGGTCGTCGAGGTACGCCAGACCCTCGACGACTCCGTCGCCGAGCGCGTCACCGCGTCCTTCCGTGACACCGAGAACCCCGAGCTCCACGCGCTCGTCGACGAGATGGTCGAGGCCGCCGAGCGCGGCGAGACCTTCCTCACCGCCGACCGCGCGTTCCACGCGGCGCTCCTCGCACGCATCGACAACACGCTCGTCGGACAGCTCGTCACCGCGTTCTGGGACGTCCACTCAGCCGTCATGCCGCGGCTCGGTCTCCAGCTGCCCGACGATCTCAGCGAGACCGCGCGGGCGCACGGGGACATGCTCCGCGCGGCCGAGGCCGGCGACGCCGCCGCGTTCCGCGCCGCGGTGACGGAGCACTACGCGCCGCTGCGCCGCATGCTCGACAACGCGGATCTCACGGACGACCACGACCCTCAGCCCACGCCGGCCTGA
- a CDS encoding GNAT family N-acetyltransferase, which produces MSAGWPATLRTSTAAGTVTVRPLRRRDARAWSVARARNAAWLEPWEATSPSGVPSASFGSYVAAARAQARAGTHLPFVVELDGRLVGQVTVASIVRGSACTASIGYWVDEAVAGRGIVPTAVALVVDHCFADVGLHRIEIAIRPENGPSLRVVEKLGLREEGLRERFLHIDGRWRDHRVFAVTAEEVPGGLLARLRARTGA; this is translated from the coding sequence ATGAGCGCCGGCTGGCCCGCGACGCTGCGCACGTCGACGGCCGCCGGGACGGTGACCGTCCGGCCCCTGCGCCGCCGGGACGCGCGCGCGTGGTCCGTGGCGCGCGCCCGCAACGCGGCCTGGCTCGAGCCGTGGGAGGCGACGTCGCCCTCCGGGGTGCCGTCCGCCTCGTTCGGGTCCTACGTCGCCGCGGCGCGCGCCCAGGCGCGCGCCGGCACGCACCTGCCGTTCGTCGTCGAGCTCGACGGGCGGCTCGTCGGCCAGGTGACGGTCGCGAGCATCGTCCGCGGGTCAGCGTGCACCGCGTCGATCGGGTACTGGGTCGACGAGGCCGTCGCGGGGCGCGGCATCGTGCCGACCGCGGTCGCGCTCGTCGTCGACCACTGCTTCGCGGACGTCGGGCTGCACCGCATCGAGATCGCGATCCGGCCCGAGAACGGCCCGAGCCTGCGCGTCGTCGAGAAGCTCGGGCTGCGCGAGGAGGGGCTGCGCGAGAGGTTCCTCCACATCGACGGGCGCTGGCGCGACCACAGGGTGTTCGCCGTCACTGCCGAGGAGGTTCCCGGCGGGTTGCTCGCGCGGCTGCGGGCACGCACGGGGGCCTAG
- the glp gene encoding gephyrin-like molybdotransferase Glp has product MLSVQAHLAEILAGLSPVPPLEVVLGDAAGCILAEDVTVVADVPAHATAAHDGYAVRADDVHPATDASPVTLPVVADLWSAAEEPERLVVGQAVRISSGVALPVGANAVVPLEHTDHGTAQVRVRRSVGVGSGVRRVGADARAGTVVLAAGLRLGARQISLAAALGRSHLRVHPRPRVVIVPVGDELRVPGRRGGGAGVFEANAQALAIAVEDAGAVAIPVPPVSDDRATLREVLADQLVRADLVLTTGGLSEGSHDTLKDVLGPLGTVRFDHVALAPGRGHGFGSIGEDDGVVPIVALPGHPVAALVAYEVFVRPALLEIAGHSELFRPSVVAYADAEWNSPAGRREFVPAHLTGSPDEGYKVVPVADPRAIDQMSLTALASANALAVVPEGETFVRLGSRVHCLVLEG; this is encoded by the coding sequence GTGCTGAGCGTCCAGGCGCATCTCGCCGAGATCCTCGCGGGGCTCAGCCCCGTCCCGCCGCTCGAGGTCGTCCTCGGCGACGCTGCGGGCTGCATCCTCGCGGAGGACGTCACCGTCGTCGCCGACGTCCCGGCCCACGCGACGGCCGCGCACGACGGCTACGCGGTGCGGGCCGACGACGTCCACCCAGCGACGGATGCGTCCCCGGTGACCCTCCCGGTCGTCGCAGACCTGTGGTCGGCCGCCGAGGAGCCGGAGCGGCTCGTCGTCGGGCAGGCCGTGCGCATCTCGTCGGGCGTCGCCCTGCCGGTCGGCGCGAACGCCGTCGTCCCGCTCGAGCACACCGACCACGGCACCGCGCAGGTGCGTGTGCGCCGCTCGGTCGGCGTGGGCTCGGGCGTCCGACGGGTCGGGGCCGACGCGCGTGCGGGGACCGTCGTCCTCGCCGCCGGCCTGCGTCTCGGGGCGCGGCAGATCTCCCTCGCGGCGGCGCTCGGACGCTCCCACCTGCGCGTCCACCCGCGCCCTCGCGTCGTCATCGTGCCCGTCGGCGACGAGCTGCGCGTGCCCGGACGGCGAGGTGGCGGCGCAGGCGTGTTCGAGGCGAACGCGCAGGCGCTCGCGATCGCCGTCGAGGACGCGGGCGCCGTCGCGATCCCCGTGCCGCCCGTGAGCGACGACCGCGCGACGTTGCGCGAGGTCCTCGCCGACCAGCTCGTGCGGGCGGACCTGGTCCTCACGACGGGCGGTCTCTCGGAGGGCAGCCACGACACGCTCAAGGACGTGCTCGGCCCGCTCGGCACCGTGCGCTTCGACCACGTGGCGCTCGCGCCCGGGCGCGGCCACGGCTTCGGCTCGATCGGCGAGGACGACGGCGTCGTGCCGATCGTCGCCCTGCCCGGGCACCCCGTCGCGGCGCTCGTCGCGTACGAGGTCTTCGTGCGGCCGGCCCTGCTCGAGATCGCGGGGCACTCCGAGCTCTTCCGCCCGTCGGTCGTCGCCTACGCCGACGCCGAGTGGAACAGCCCCGCAGGCAGGCGCGAGTTCGTGCCCGCGCACCTCACGGGGAGCCCCGACGAGGGCTACAAGGTCGTGCCGGTCGCCGACCCGCGCGCGATCGACCAGATGTCGCTCACCGCGCTCGCCTCGGCGAACGCGCTCGCTGTCGTCCCGGAGGGGGAGACGTTCGTGCGGCTCGGCTCGCGCGTGCACTGCCTGGTGCTCGAGGGATGA